Proteins from a genomic interval of Verrucomicrobiota bacterium:
- the gdhA gene encoding NADP-specific glutamate dehydrogenase, whose product MTDTMVKTKVNSFMEDICHRNPGEKEFHQAVQEVVESLMPFVLENPKYLEANLLERLTEPDRIIIFRVCWQDDKGNINVNRAWRVQFNNTIGPYKGGLRFHPTVNQSILKFLGFEQTFKNSLTGLPMGGAKGGSNFNPKGKSDSEVMRFCQALMTELHRHIGEHTDVPAGDMGVGAREIGYLYGQYLRIQNRFTGVLTGKGLTFGGSLVRKEATGYGTAYFMEHMLNHVGDTVNGKTCIVSGSGNVALYCIQKLNNLGAKVVACSDSTGFIYDKEGIREQKLDWLKTLKEQRRGSIREYADHFKCEFYPGKRLWSVPCELAFPCATQNELDESDAKTLLSNKLIGVAEGANMPCVREAVIEFQKAGVLYGPAKAANAGGVAVSGLEQSQNALRISWPFGEVDTRLQEIMHNIHHKCVKYGTLDESKNQVDYVKGANLAGFIKVADSMLAYGVT is encoded by the coding sequence ATGACTGACACGATGGTAAAAACAAAAGTTAACTCCTTCATGGAGGACATCTGTCATCGCAACCCCGGCGAAAAAGAATTTCATCAAGCAGTGCAAGAGGTGGTGGAATCTCTGATGCCCTTTGTCTTAGAAAATCCAAAGTATTTAGAAGCCAATCTATTAGAGCGACTCACAGAGCCGGACCGCATCATTATTTTTCGCGTGTGCTGGCAGGATGATAAAGGAAATATTAATGTGAATCGTGCCTGGCGTGTGCAATTTAATAATACGATTGGGCCCTACAAAGGTGGATTACGTTTTCATCCCACGGTTAACCAAAGCATTTTAAAGTTTCTTGGTTTTGAACAAACTTTCAAAAATAGTCTTACAGGTCTTCCAATGGGGGGAGCAAAAGGTGGCTCAAATTTTAATCCCAAAGGCAAGTCTGACAGTGAGGTCATGCGGTTTTGCCAAGCTCTTATGACAGAGCTTCATCGGCACATCGGAGAACATACAGATGTTCCTGCGGGAGATATGGGAGTAGGCGCAAGGGAGATCGGTTATCTATACGGACAATATTTGCGGATACAAAATCGCTTCACTGGGGTGCTTACCGGAAAAGGACTAACCTTTGGTGGAAGCTTAGTTCGCAAAGAGGCAACAGGTTACGGCACGGCCTATTTTATGGAACATATGCTTAACCATGTGGGTGACACAGTAAACGGTAAAACCTGTATTGTATCAGGTTCTGGCAATGTTGCTCTTTACTGTATACAAAAACTTAATAACCTTGGTGCAAAAGTAGTTGCTTGCTCCGATTCCACAGGGTTTATCTATGATAAAGAAGGCATCAGAGAGCAGAAACTTGATTGGCTAAAAACCTTAAAGGAACAACGACGTGGTTCTATACGGGAATACGCAGATCATTTTAAATGCGAATTTTATCCAGGCAAAAGGCTTTGGTCTGTGCCATGTGAATTAGCATTTCCGTGTGCCACCCAAAACGAATTAGATGAAAGCGATGCCAAAACACTATTAAGCAATAAGTTGATAGGCGTGGCAGAAGGTGCCAATATGCCTTGTGTTCGGGAAGCGGTCATTGAGTTTCAGAAGGCGGGCGTGCTGTATGGCCCAGCTAAGGCAGCCAATGCTGGAGGGGTGGCCGTATCTGGTCTTGAGCAAAGCCAGAACGCTCTTAGAATTTCCTGGCCTTTTGGAGAAGTTGACACCCGGCTACAAGAAATCATGCACAATATCCATCACAAATGTGTGAAATACGGCACGCTTGATGAAAGCAAGAATCAAGTCGATTATGTCAAGGGAGCGAATCTAGCGGGTTTCATTAAAGTTGCTGATTCTATGTTGGCCTACGGGGTTACCTGA
- a CDS encoding AEC family transporter, translating to MATYTTILNASIPAFLIIGLGMLLRKLGVIKEESNQCFLSLLINCLIPCLTLDALVGNERLENVEILILTPLVGFLSVALGLGVGIVLAKAGKLKEPAQINAFAYCIGVYNWGYIPIPLTLELFGQDTMGVLFLFNMGVQLAMWSIALVLLTNHQKGIRSNSSHMRSLLILLLNPPILAIFIGLMLNATNAEAWLPKAVQSFLSITGASSIPIGLLLVGGSFIDVFRKSSLLRPIKVGVLSLLGKLVIIPAILLLLLVLVPLPLELQRVLVVQAGMPSAVMAIIYAKHYRADEQATVQCVAYTSLCSLITIPLFIQFACQLLNISILPANG from the coding sequence ATGGCTACATACACCACAATTTTAAATGCCAGTATACCGGCTTTTCTTATCATAGGGCTGGGCATGTTGTTGCGTAAGCTAGGGGTCATCAAAGAAGAAAGTAATCAGTGTTTTTTGAGTCTCTTGATTAATTGCTTGATTCCTTGTTTAACACTAGATGCCCTGGTAGGTAATGAGAGATTAGAAAATGTAGAGATACTAATTTTAACACCACTGGTAGGATTTCTAAGTGTTGCTCTGGGTTTGGGTGTGGGGATAGTTTTAGCTAAAGCAGGAAAGCTCAAAGAGCCTGCGCAGATCAATGCGTTTGCCTATTGCATAGGCGTTTATAACTGGGGTTATATTCCCATTCCTCTCACCCTTGAGCTTTTTGGACAAGATACAATGGGCGTGCTCTTTCTTTTTAATATGGGTGTGCAACTGGCCATGTGGTCTATTGCGCTTGTTCTATTAACGAATCACCAAAAGGGAATAAGGAGCAATAGTTCACATATGCGCTCATTGCTCATACTTTTACTGAATCCTCCAATCTTAGCTATTTTTATTGGACTTATGCTCAATGCTACCAATGCGGAAGCTTGGCTTCCCAAAGCCGTGCAAAGTTTTCTATCTATAACTGGAGCAAGCTCTATACCCATAGGCTTATTACTGGTTGGAGGATCTTTTATAGATGTCTTTCGCAAGTCTTCACTACTAAGACCTATAAAAGTAGGAGTCCTAAGTTTGTTGGGTAAATTAGTAATTATTCCAGCAATCCTCTTACTACTGCTTGTCTTGGTTCCTCTTCCTCTGGAATTACAGCGAGTCTTGGTAGTTCAGGCAGGGATGCCCTCGGCAGTAATGGCCATCATTTATGCCAAGCACTATCGAGCTGATGAGCAAGCCACAGTACAATGCGTTGCCTATACGTCGCTCTGTAGTCTTATTACCATTCCGCTTTTTATTCAATTTGCTTGTCAGTTGCTCAATATTTCTATTTTGCCAGCAAATGGATAA